CCGCGACGAGCTGGCCGCGCTGATCTCCGCCGAGCACGGCAAGGTGCACTCCGACGCGCTCGGCGAGGTCGCCAGGGGCCTGGAGGTCGTGGAGTTCGCCTGCGGCATCCCGCACCTGCTGAAGGGCGGCTTCTCCGAGGGCGTCTCCACCAGGGTCGACTCCTACTCCATCCGCCAGCCCGTCGGGGTGGTGGCCGGCATCACGCCGTTCAACTTCCCGGCGATGGTGCCGATGTGGATGTATCCCATCGCGATCGCCTGCGGCAACGCCTTCATCCTGAAGCCGTCGGAGAAGGACCCCTCGGCCTCGATGCTCATGGCGCGGCTGTGGAAGGAGGCGGGGCTGCCCGACGGCATCTTCAACGTCGTCCAGGGCGACAAGGTGGCCGTGGACAGGCTGCTCACGCACGAGGACGTCAAGGCGGTCTCGTTCGTCGGCTCCACCCCGATCGCACGCTACGTCTACGAGACGGGCACCTCGCACGGCAAGCGCGTCCAGGCGCTCGGCGGCGCGAAGAACCACATGCTGGTCCTGCCCGACGCCGACCTCGACCTGGTCGCCGACGCGGCGGTCTCGGCCGGCTTCGGCTCGGCGGGCGAGCGGTGCATGGCGATCTCGGTCGTGCTGGCCGTGGATCCCGTCGGCGACGAGCTGGTCGCCAAGATCGTCGAGCGTGTCTCCAAGCTGACCATCGGCCCCGGCGACGACGCGCGTTCGGAGATGGGCCCGCTGGTCACCGAGGTGCACCGCGACAAGGTCGCCTCCTACCTCGACCTCGGCGTCTCCGAGGGCGCGAAGCTGGTGATCGACGGACGCGAGAGCGCCGTGCTCGGCGGCGGCAAGGCGGCCGAGACGCCGGGCTTCTGGCTAGGCCCGACCCTCCTCGACCACGTGCCCGCGGGTTCGCGCGTGCACACCGAGGAGATCTTCGGCCCCGTGCTGTCGGTGGTGCGGGTCTCCTCCTACGAGGAGGGCCTGGAGCTCATCAACGGCGGCGAGTACGGCAACGGCACCGCGATCTTCACCAACGACGGCGGGGCCGCCAGGCGCTTCCAGAACGAGGTGGAGGTCGGCATGGTCGGCATCAACGTGCCGATCCCCGTGCCGATGGCCTTCTACAGCTTCGGCGGCTGGAAGGCCTCGCTCTTCGGCGACACCCATGTCCACGGCGCCGAGGGCGTGCACTTCTACACGCGGGGCAAGGTCGTCACCTCCCGCTGGCTCGACCCCTCGCACGGCGGCGTGAACCTCGGGTTCCCGACCAACAAGTAGTCAGGACGGGGCGCGGGCACGGCGGCCCGCACCCCGCCCTACACGGTCCCCGGTAAGCTCCAGCCTGGACAAGGGGGACTTCGTGAAACACCGCATATCTGCCATGGCCGTCGCCGTAGCGGCGTGCATGACGATGACCGGATGCGTGGCGGCGAACGCGACGGCCGGGCCCGTGACGCCCGCCCCCAAGGCCAGCCCCACACCCACGCGGACCCCGACGTCGACCCCGCGGCCGACGGCCAGCCCCCCGCAGAGCGACGGCACCCTGCAGATCCTCACCTACAAGGGCTATGCCGAGTCGGGTGGCGGGGGTACGAACTGGGTGGCCGACTTCGAGAGCACGACGGGCTGCCGCATCGCCAGGCTCGACACCGTGCAGACCGCCCAGGACATGCAGGACCGGGTGGGGCAGCGCGCCTACGACGTGATCTCGGCCGGCCCCGAGGTCGCCGCGAACCTGATCGAGGCCCAGCAGGTGCAGCCCATCGACACCGCCAGGGTCACCGGCTACGACGAGCTGACCAAGCAGCTGCGCGACCAGAGCGAGGTCGGCGGCAAGGTGTACGGCGTGCCCTACCTCTGGGGCTCCTTCGAGATCATCTACGACGCCGCGAAGACCAGGCCGCGCGACGCCTCGGCGCTCTACGACAGCCAGACCGCCGCGCTGCCCGACAGCCCGCTGTCCATCGCGGACGCCGCGCTGGCCGGTGGCGCCGCCGACCCCTACGAGCTCACCGCAGGCCAGCTCGACCAGGCCATGACGCTGCTGGGCAAGAACAAGAACCGGCTGTACTGGAAGGACCCGATCACCCTGGTGCGCGCGTTCGCCACGGGCAAGGTCGACATCGCGCAGGCCACGCCGTACTTCAGGATGCTGCTGCAGAAGGCCGGAAAGGACGTCAGGGCGCTCGACACGACCGCCACCACGGGCTGGGTCGACTCCTGGATGCTGAACGCGAGCACCCCGAGCCTCGACTGCGCCTACCGCTGGCTCAGCTGGACGGCCATGGCCGAGACCCAGCGCGACGCCGCCGCGTGGGTGGGGCTCGCTCCCGCCACGTCCAAGGCCTGCAAGGGGCGGGCCGAAGGTCTGTGCGAGGCCTACGGCGTCGGTAAAGCGGCGAAGCTGGCAAAGGTCGCCTTTGCCGTACGCCCACCAGGGGATTGCACGCCCCCTGAGGGGGAATGCACTGACTATGTCGCCTGGACCAAGCGGTGGCAAGGACTTGTGAGCTGATCGGGGGCCTGCCGGCCACCGCTTGACCATGCCGCGGGTGCGCCCGTCCCCCCGCTGGGCGACCCCGCCAAGGGGCGTCCCGGGTGTTCCCCCCGACCCCGGGGCGCTCCTTCTTCATGTGTGGAATATCCTGTCAATGGTCACTGTTCATGACGATTGAAACTTCAACATGAGGAAAGGCGATCGCCATGCAGTTCGGTATCTTCACGGTCAGCGACGTCACGACCGACCCGACCACCGGCAGGACGCCGACCGAGGCCGAGCGCATCAAGGCGATGGTCACGATCGCGCTCAAGGCCGAAGAGGTCGGACTGGACGTGTTCGCGACCGGTGAGCACCACAACCCGCCGTTCGTCGCCTCCTCGCCGACGACGATGCTCGGCTACATCGCGGCCAGGACAGAGCGCCTGATCCTGTCGACCTCGACCACGCTGATCACCACGAACGACCCCGTGAAGATCGCGGAGGACTTCGCGATGCTGCAGCACCTGGCCGACGGCAGGGTGGACCTGATGATGGGCCGCGGCAACACCGGTCCGGTCTACCCCTGGTTCGGCAAGGACATCCGCGACGGCATCCCGCTCGCCATCGAGAACTACGCGCTGCTGCACCGCCTGTGGCGTGAGCCGGTGGTCGACTGGGAGGGCAAGTTCCGCACCCCGCTGCAGGGCTACACCTCGACGCCCGCGCCCCTCGACGGCGTGCCGCCGTTCGTCTGGCACGGCTCGATCCGCAGCCCCGAGATCGCCGAGCAGGCCGCCTACTACGGCGACGGGTTCTTCGCCAACAACATCTTCTGGCCGAAGGAGCACTACCAGCGGCTGATCAGCCTCTACCGGAGGCGGTACGCCCACTACGGTCACGGCCTTCCCGAGCAGGCCATCGTCGGCCTCGGCGGCCAGGTGTTCATGCGCAAGAACTCCCAGGACGCCATCCGCGAGTTCCGTCCCTACTTCGACAATGCCCCCGTCTACGGCCACGGGCCCTCGCTGGAGGAGTTCATGGCCGAGACCCCGCTCACGGTCGGCAGCCCCGACCAGGTCATCGAGCGGACACTCAAGTTCAGGGAGCACTTCGGCGACTACCAGCGCCAGCTGTTCCTCATGGACCACGCGGGACTGCCGCTGAAGACGGTCCTGGAGCAGCTCGACATCCTCGGCGAGGAGGTCGTGCCCGTGCTCCGCAAGGAGTTCGCGATCGG
This window of the Nonomuraea africana genome carries:
- a CDS encoding extracellular solute-binding protein, whose protein sequence is MAVAVAACMTMTGCVAANATAGPVTPAPKASPTPTRTPTSTPRPTASPPQSDGTLQILTYKGYAESGGGGTNWVADFESTTGCRIARLDTVQTAQDMQDRVGQRAYDVISAGPEVAANLIEAQQVQPIDTARVTGYDELTKQLRDQSEVGGKVYGVPYLWGSFEIIYDAAKTRPRDASALYDSQTAALPDSPLSIADAALAGGAADPYELTAGQLDQAMTLLGKNKNRLYWKDPITLVRAFATGKVDIAQATPYFRMLLQKAGKDVRALDTTATTGWVDSWMLNASTPSLDCAYRWLSWTAMAETQRDAAAWVGLAPATSKACKGRAEGLCEAYGVGKAAKLAKVAFAVRPPGDCTPPEGECTDYVAWTKRWQGLVS
- a CDS encoding LLM class flavin-dependent oxidoreductase, coding for MQFGIFTVSDVTTDPTTGRTPTEAERIKAMVTIALKAEEVGLDVFATGEHHNPPFVASSPTTMLGYIAARTERLILSTSTTLITTNDPVKIAEDFAMLQHLADGRVDLMMGRGNTGPVYPWFGKDIRDGIPLAIENYALLHRLWREPVVDWEGKFRTPLQGYTSTPAPLDGVPPFVWHGSIRSPEIAEQAAYYGDGFFANNIFWPKEHYQRLISLYRRRYAHYGHGLPEQAIVGLGGQVFMRKNSQDAIREFRPYFDNAPVYGHGPSLEEFMAETPLTVGSPDQVIERTLKFREHFGDYQRQLFLMDHAGLPLKTVLEQLDILGEEVVPVLRKEFAIGRRANVPDAPTHQSLLAQKG
- a CDS encoding CoA-acylating methylmalonate-semialdehyde dehydrogenase, which codes for MKFVNHWINGSPVDGDSRTAEIFNPATGEVSGKVAMASVADVDAAVAAAVAAFPAWRDASLVKRAQVLFRFRELMYAHRDELAALISAEHGKVHSDALGEVARGLEVVEFACGIPHLLKGGFSEGVSTRVDSYSIRQPVGVVAGITPFNFPAMVPMWMYPIAIACGNAFILKPSEKDPSASMLMARLWKEAGLPDGIFNVVQGDKVAVDRLLTHEDVKAVSFVGSTPIARYVYETGTSHGKRVQALGGAKNHMLVLPDADLDLVADAAVSAGFGSAGERCMAISVVLAVDPVGDELVAKIVERVSKLTIGPGDDARSEMGPLVTEVHRDKVASYLDLGVSEGAKLVIDGRESAVLGGGKAAETPGFWLGPTLLDHVPAGSRVHTEEIFGPVLSVVRVSSYEEGLELINGGEYGNGTAIFTNDGGAARRFQNEVEVGMVGINVPIPVPMAFYSFGGWKASLFGDTHVHGAEGVHFYTRGKVVTSRWLDPSHGGVNLGFPTNK